ATCTGAAGATACTAATGCATATTGTGCAAAGCGATCTAGTTTACGGGCTTCTTTTCTGTCAAAGAAATCTTCGGCATTAAAATTTTTGAGCTCACAAGCGAATTTGGTTTTAAACTTCTCTGCGTCAAAATACGTAATTGGGGCACAGCCACTCTTACCTGTACTCAATCCTTCCCAATATTCTTCAATATTGTTCCCGATTGGCGTAAGCGCACCAAGACCTGTTACAACGACTCGCTTTAACTCCATAAGGTAATATGCTTTCTTCTTATTTTGCTTCTTCTATATAGGAAATAGCTTGACCTACAGTAGCTATATTTTCTGCCTGGTCGTCTGGAATCTGAATATCAAATTCTTTTTCAAACTCCATAATAAGCTCAACTGTATCTAACGAGTCTGCTCCTAGGTCGTTTGTGAAGCTAGCTTCTGCAACAACCTCGTTTTCATCAACGCCTAATTTATCTACGATGATGGCTTTTACTCTTGATGCAATGTCTGACATAATATTTAATTTTAAATTTTAATTAGGAGGCAAAAATAGCAAACTTTACGGTTTTACCACATTCCCTCTCTAAAATGTGTCGTTAAAATAAACATTTCCTTTTTAACTT
The sequence above is a segment of the Leeuwenhoekiella sp. MAR_2009_132 genome. Coding sequences within it:
- a CDS encoding acyl carrier protein, with product MSDIASRVKAIIVDKLGVDENEVVAEASFTNDLGADSLDTVELIMEFEKEFDIQIPDDQAENIATVGQAISYIEEAK